A region from the Kiritimatiellia bacterium genome encodes:
- a CDS encoding glycoside hydrolase family 55 protein: protein MLGFAVALWVALADSPRSEEIVFPPGARVANVRDYGAKGDGVTDDTEAFQRALREEPENHLIYVPNGRYIISQMLVWGRGKKRQVLQGQSEEGTILQLADNCPGFRDPNNPQSMIWTGKAPAQRFRNGLRNLTLDTGRGNPGAIGVRFIANNQGGMHRVTIRSGDPEGRGVIGLDLGYTNEQGPCLIEHVTIRGFDVGIFTQHPVDSVTFEHIRLEGQRVAGIRNAGQIISFRRLTSRNAVPAIVNLSGPGLVTLIESELVGLPGTRGAALINEQFAAMFLRDVRAPGYERLLDNASGHGRGVAKDSVEEFVTHEPLSLFPSPARSLRLPAEETPDVPWDPADRWVSVTDFGPPEKVTFRRVGDGKKFERENWAPALQRAIDSGATTIYFPHKPGLADYAVHGTIRLRGNLRRLIGCEANLGAVVAHNNQRTMFQEETSVPLFIMEDGAAPVVVIERFNSWYTAPRFEQRSARRLVIRHMSFYEVETYPGAGDTFLHDVRAKSIKVAAGTRVFGRQVNPEGWEEPRLDVDGGTLWILGLKTENDPTIGRVRNGGSLEILGGLIYANKADISPKQMFIVESGGRLSATVGEWVTRRNAPFDILVERRNGEERRMLKGQAYGRGQGAMVPLLVAYPPRSGEAAPLTTPWGSAVGGGADGKREP, encoded by the coding sequence ATGTTAGGTTTCGCCGTAGCGTTGTGGGTAGCGCTGGCTGACTCTCCGCGTTCCGAGGAAATCGTTTTTCCGCCGGGTGCGAGAGTGGCCAACGTGCGCGATTACGGTGCGAAGGGCGACGGTGTCACGGATGACACGGAGGCTTTCCAACGGGCGCTGCGGGAGGAGCCGGAAAACCATCTCATCTATGTCCCCAACGGACGCTACATCATTTCGCAGATGCTTGTTTGGGGCCGCGGAAAAAAACGGCAGGTGCTTCAGGGCCAAAGCGAAGAGGGCACTATTCTCCAACTGGCTGACAACTGCCCTGGATTCCGAGATCCCAACAATCCGCAGTCCATGATCTGGACGGGGAAGGCGCCGGCTCAGCGCTTTCGCAACGGTCTGCGTAATCTCACTCTCGACACGGGCCGCGGCAACCCCGGTGCCATCGGCGTGCGTTTCATTGCGAACAACCAGGGCGGGATGCACCGCGTCACAATCCGCTCCGGCGATCCGGAAGGACGCGGCGTCATCGGCCTCGATCTCGGGTATACCAACGAACAGGGGCCGTGCCTTATCGAACACGTGACCATCCGTGGCTTCGATGTCGGCATCTTCACGCAGCATCCGGTGGACAGTGTCACCTTTGAGCACATTCGGTTGGAAGGGCAGCGGGTGGCCGGTATTCGTAACGCGGGTCAGATCATTAGCTTTCGGAGACTCACAAGCCGGAACGCCGTACCTGCGATTGTGAACTTGAGCGGCCCGGGTCTAGTGACGCTGATCGAAAGCGAGCTTGTGGGTTTGCCCGGCACGAGAGGGGCGGCGCTCATCAACGAGCAGTTCGCCGCGATGTTTTTGCGAGATGTGCGCGCGCCTGGTTATGAACGACTTCTCGATAACGCCAGTGGCCACGGCCGCGGTGTGGCGAAGGACAGCGTGGAGGAGTTCGTCACGCATGAGCCGCTCTCGCTGTTTCCCTCGCCTGCGCGTTCGCTGCGGCTGCCGGCCGAGGAGACCCCCGATGTTCCGTGGGACCCAGCAGATCGCTGGGTCAGCGTCACCGACTTTGGCCCCCCTGAGAAAGTTACGTTCAGACGCGTTGGGGACGGGAAGAAGTTTGAACGCGAGAACTGGGCACCCGCGCTGCAGCGGGCGATCGATTCGGGGGCGACCACCATCTATTTTCCGCACAAGCCTGGTCTGGCTGACTATGCGGTCCACGGCACCATCCGGCTGCGCGGCAACCTCCGGCGCCTCATCGGCTGCGAGGCGAATTTGGGTGCAGTCGTCGCGCACAACAATCAGCGCACGATGTTTCAGGAAGAGACTTCAGTGCCTCTGTTCATCATGGAAGACGGCGCGGCCCCCGTCGTTGTGATCGAGCGATTCAACTCGTGGTACACCGCGCCGCGTTTCGAGCAGCGATCAGCGCGCCGGTTGGTGATTCGTCACATGTCGTTTTATGAGGTCGAAACCTATCCAGGCGCAGGCGACACCTTTCTGCACGACGTGCGGGCGAAGAGCATCAAGGTTGCTGCCGGAACGCGCGTCTTTGGTCGCCAGGTCAACCCCGAGGGCTGGGAGGAACCGCGGCTGGACGTGGACGGCGGCACACTGTGGATCTTGGGGCTGAAAACAGAAAACGACCCCACAATCGGGCGGGTGCGCAACGGTGGCAGCCTCGAAATCCTCGGTGGCTTGATCTATGCAAACAAGGCGGACATCTCGCCGAAGCAGATGTTTATCGTCGAAAGTGGAGGACGGCTTTCCGCGACGGTCGGCGAATGGGTCACTCGCCGAAACGCTCCGTTCGATATTCTGGTGGAGCGCCGGAATGGCGAGGAACGGCGGATGCTGAAGGGGCAGGCCTATGGCCGCGGCCAAGGGGCCATGGTACCACTACTGGTCGCTTATCCCCCGCGGTCGGGCGAAGCCGCACCACTGACGACGCCGTGGGGGTCGGCGGTGGGCGGCGGTGCCGACGGGAAAAGGGAGCCGTGA